From Clostridia bacterium, one genomic window encodes:
- a CDS encoding class I SAM-dependent rRNA methyltransferase encodes MGAVRLRKGRDGRARSGHPWVYQGEVSDVVGNPRDGDIVDVESATGAFIGRGYMNRISQIIVRILTWKNEPVDEFWFRAKLAEAFRYRQIVAPGVGSVRLVHSEGDSLPGLVIDRYGDCLVFQILTLGMEERRDLLLREALEISGLERAYERSDVRSREHEGLAQRCGFMTEPFDTGVDVIENGFAFRIDIAHGQKTGHFLDQRENRASMAPYCDNARVLDCFCHTGAFAVHAAGYGAMETVGIDISTRAVEDARSNAERNGLGGRSSFVAGNAFDLLRETSVEVTKGQREPYDVVILDPPAFAKSRSAAEAAARGYKEINLRACKALREGGFLITSSCSHHVDEGAFISIVESAIADAGRRARLVEVRTQSRDHPIMVGVPETKYLKFLVLQVM; translated from the coding sequence ATGGGCGCCGTGCGGCTGAGAAAGGGCCGCGACGGGCGGGCCAGGTCAGGGCACCCATGGGTTTACCAGGGCGAGGTCTCAGATGTCGTTGGCAATCCGCGGGACGGCGACATCGTGGACGTGGAGAGCGCGACAGGGGCGTTCATCGGACGGGGCTACATGAACCGGATTTCTCAGATCATCGTCAGAATCCTGACCTGGAAGAACGAGCCTGTAGATGAGTTTTGGTTTCGCGCGAAGCTCGCGGAGGCCTTTCGTTACAGGCAGATTGTCGCACCGGGAGTAGGCTCAGTCAGATTGGTCCACTCTGAAGGAGACAGCCTGCCTGGGCTTGTAATCGACAGGTACGGCGACTGCCTGGTGTTCCAGATCCTCACGCTCGGCATGGAGGAGCGTCGCGACCTTCTGCTTAGGGAGGCGCTTGAGATCTCAGGGCTCGAGCGGGCCTACGAGAGAAGCGATGTGAGGTCCAGGGAGCATGAAGGGCTGGCGCAACGTTGCGGTTTCATGACAGAACCCTTCGATACCGGCGTGGACGTGATCGAGAACGGCTTTGCCTTCAGAATCGACATTGCACATGGGCAGAAGACAGGCCACTTCCTCGATCAGCGGGAGAACAGGGCATCGATGGCCCCCTACTGCGACAATGCCAGGGTGCTCGACTGTTTCTGCCATACAGGCGCATTTGCAGTGCATGCAGCGGGGTACGGAGCGATGGAAACGGTCGGAATCGACATATCCACTCGCGCGGTCGAGGACGCCAGGTCCAATGCGGAGCGAAACGGGCTCGGCGGCAGATCTTCATTTGTCGCCGGGAATGCCTTTGACCTGCTGAGGGAGACTTCAGTTGAGGTGACGAAGGGGCAGCGCGAACCGTACGATGTGGTGATACTGGATCCACCGGCCTTCGCCAAATCGCGAAGCGCTGCTGAGGCCGCGGCAAGAGGCTACAAGGAGATCAACCTCAGGGCCTGCAAGGCCCTGCGCGAAGGTGGATTCCTCATCACATCATCTTGCTCGCATCATGTGGATGAGGGCGCTTTCATATCGATTGTGGAGTCTGCTATCGCCGATGCGGGGCGCCGCGCGAGACTGGTTGAAGTTCGCACCCAGTCCCGCGATCACCCCATCATGGTGGGCGTGCCTGAAACGAAATACCTCAAGTTCCTGGTTCTACAGGTGATGTAG
- a CDS encoding FAD-dependent oxidoreductase — protein sequence MGGTAYDVIVVGAGPAGIFAALELALKSSLRILIVEKGRGIEGRVCPALQKSGVCLRCDPCSVVSGWGGAGAFSDGKLTLSTDVGGMLDNYIGKERLIDLMKQVDEVYLEYGAPDSVWGEEDEKIAALKDRATLADLALVPAKIRHLGTGRTARILSGMRERLEGRVDIDLSTQARTIVAMNGVVDGIETSRGQFVQGKYVIVAPGREGAAWLAEQAALLRLRTAINPVDIGVRVELPAAVMEHITEVVYESKLVYYSRSFDDKVRTFCMCPHGEVVTENNAGLVTVNGHTYSDCTTENTNFALLVSKTFTEPFKEPILYGKYVAGLANLLAGGVLVQRLGDLITGRRTTQDRLRKGTVTPTLKDATPGDLSLVFPYRHLVDIIEMLQALDKIAPGVYSRNTLLYGVEVKFYSNRLELTSALETQVKNLFAAGDGAGVTRGLMQASASGVVAAREILARAGGA from the coding sequence TTGGGCGGAACGGCGTATGATGTGATAGTTGTTGGAGCAGGGCCCGCCGGCATCTTCGCAGCCCTTGAGCTTGCCCTTAAGAGCAGCCTCAGGATCCTGATAGTCGAGAAGGGCCGCGGTATTGAAGGAAGAGTCTGCCCGGCATTGCAGAAGAGCGGCGTGTGCCTCCGATGTGATCCATGCAGCGTGGTTTCGGGGTGGGGCGGCGCCGGCGCGTTCAGCGACGGGAAGCTGACTCTGTCCACCGACGTGGGCGGGATGCTTGACAACTACATCGGCAAGGAACGGCTGATTGACCTGATGAAACAGGTGGATGAAGTGTACCTGGAGTACGGCGCTCCAGACTCGGTGTGGGGCGAGGAGGACGAGAAGATCGCCGCGCTGAAGGATCGCGCCACATTGGCGGATCTTGCGCTTGTTCCGGCCAAGATAAGGCACCTGGGCACCGGAAGGACCGCGCGCATACTGTCTGGAATGCGTGAGCGTCTTGAGGGGCGAGTGGATATCGATCTTTCCACGCAGGCGAGAACGATCGTCGCGATGAATGGGGTCGTGGATGGAATCGAGACATCCCGCGGCCAGTTTGTTCAGGGGAAGTACGTGATCGTAGCGCCTGGCCGGGAGGGAGCTGCCTGGCTTGCTGAGCAGGCGGCGTTGTTGAGGCTCCGAACGGCCATCAACCCGGTGGACATCGGAGTGAGGGTGGAACTGCCTGCGGCAGTGATGGAACACATAACCGAGGTCGTATACGAGTCCAAACTCGTGTACTACTCTCGCTCTTTCGATGATAAGGTCCGTACATTCTGCATGTGTCCCCATGGTGAAGTCGTGACTGAAAACAATGCGGGCCTCGTCACTGTGAACGGGCACACGTATTCCGACTGCACGACTGAGAACACAAACTTCGCCCTGCTGGTGAGCAAGACGTTCACTGAGCCGTTTAAGGAGCCGATTCTGTATGGAAAATACGTTGCTGGGCTCGCGAACCTTCTGGCTGGCGGAGTGCTCGTTCAGAGGCTTGGGGATCTGATTACTGGGAGGCGCACGACCCAGGATAGGCTGAGGAAGGGCACGGTGACTCCTACTCTGAAGGATGCCACCCCGGGAGACCTCAGCCTGGTTTTCCCATATCGGCACCTGGTGGACATAATCGAGATGCTGCAGGCGCTTGACAAGATCGCACCCGGGGTCTATTCGCGGAACACCCTGCTATACGGTGTTGAGGTGAAGTTCTACTCCAACAGGCTCGAGCTTACTTCCGCTCTGGAGACTCAGGTGAAGAATCTCTTTGCTGCTGGAGATGGAGCGGGAGTGACTCGCGGTCTTATGCAGGCTTCGGCCTCGGGTGTGGTGGCGGCGAGAGAGATCCTGGCGCGCGCCGGAGGGGCATAG
- a CDS encoding spore germination protein, whose product MTNASPGASPGDSGVSHASGSPGASRVPPPAGAEARSQADYIVAALGAPPDLIVRSLRHGAILLFLGSLVDDVSIRRDVLEPMESISANDLKTEEALGAVVPVAGLSSAENLDFAIDALLSGQAALAVDGRTAPYLLDLARGVCRQVTPPISEPSVRGPRDAFTEKLIDNIALLRQRMRDRRLRVHCTTVGSDTHTEVAVCYMEGKASKDVVDEVIRRLGQVDAPDIIDSAFLVPYLTMRRWSLFPTAISTERADRACAGIVQGRVVVLCDNSAFALAVPVQLVTFFQASEDYYNLSIHSLLLRSVRFAGWIMATMAPGIYVGLASFNPGILPPSAISTLASSRMGVPYPPVVEVLIMDIALEMLSEASTRLPTYVGGAATVVGGLILGTAAAQAKLVSAVMIIVVAITAIGSFLIPNYQNGLSWRMAKYVYTAFAAFAGIYGIATAGLLLLTYLCSIDVLGVSYLSPFAPWRWNAIAKDTIMIMPPELSAELQRRQRADERAATGNE is encoded by the coding sequence ATGACGAACGCTTCCCCCGGCGCTTCGCCCGGCGATTCTGGCGTGTCTCACGCATCAGGCTCGCCCGGCGCATCGCGCGTGCCTCCACCCGCAGGGGCCGAGGCTCGGAGTCAGGCGGACTACATAGTGGCTGCCCTGGGCGCTCCGCCCGACCTCATCGTAAGGTCATTGCGCCATGGCGCGATACTGCTGTTCCTCGGGTCATTGGTTGACGATGTCTCAATCAGGCGCGACGTCCTCGAGCCCATGGAGTCCATTTCCGCGAACGATCTCAAGACTGAGGAAGCACTGGGAGCGGTCGTGCCAGTGGCCGGGCTGTCGTCGGCCGAGAACCTCGACTTCGCCATCGACGCGCTATTGTCAGGGCAGGCGGCGCTTGCGGTGGACGGTCGCACTGCGCCCTATCTGCTGGATCTGGCGCGAGGAGTGTGCCGACAGGTGACTCCTCCGATTTCCGAGCCTTCTGTGAGAGGCCCGCGTGACGCTTTTACTGAGAAGCTCATCGACAATATCGCGCTCTTGCGCCAACGGATGAGGGATAGGCGCCTGCGCGTGCACTGCACGACCGTGGGCAGCGACACCCACACCGAAGTGGCCGTGTGCTACATGGAGGGCAAGGCGTCGAAGGATGTGGTGGACGAGGTCATCCGCAGGCTCGGGCAGGTGGACGCGCCCGACATAATCGACAGTGCTTTCCTCGTGCCCTATCTGACCATGAGAAGATGGAGCCTGTTCCCAACGGCCATATCAACTGAGAGGGCCGACCGGGCATGTGCCGGCATTGTGCAAGGCAGGGTGGTTGTGCTATGCGATAACTCCGCATTCGCCCTCGCCGTGCCAGTGCAGCTCGTGACTTTCTTCCAGGCCAGTGAGGACTATTACAACCTGAGCATTCACTCCCTTCTTCTTCGATCGGTGCGGTTTGCCGGGTGGATCATGGCCACGATGGCGCCTGGGATCTACGTGGGTCTGGCTTCATTCAACCCCGGCATCCTTCCGCCGAGCGCCATCAGCACTCTGGCGTCATCTCGGATGGGAGTGCCTTACCCTCCAGTGGTGGAAGTGCTCATCATGGATATCGCTCTTGAGATGCTCTCGGAGGCCAGCACCAGGCTTCCCACGTACGTAGGAGGGGCTGCCACCGTTGTGGGGGGCCTGATACTCGGAACCGCTGCGGCACAGGCCAAACTGGTCAGTGCAGTGATGATCATCGTGGTGGCAATAACGGCCATCGGGTCCTTCCTCATACCGAACTACCAAAACGGGCTGTCGTGGAGGATGGCCAAGTACGTGTATACAGCGTTCGCCGCATTCGCGGGGATATACGGCATTGCAACTGCTGGCCTGCTGCTCCTCACCTACCTGTGTTCCATCGATGTGCTTGGTGTGTCGTATCTGTCGCCATTTGCCCCTTGGAGGTGGAACGCGATTGCAAAGGACACCATCATGATCATGCCTCCCGAGCTATCTGCCGAACTCCAGCGGAGGCAGCGGGCGGATGAGCGGGCCGCGACGGGAAATGAGTAG